In a single window of the Coffea eugenioides isolate CCC68of chromosome 3, Ceug_1.0, whole genome shotgun sequence genome:
- the LOC113765099 gene encoding glucose-1-phosphate adenylyltransferase large subunit 3, chloroplastic/amyloplastic, producing MAVAIDGRIAFRPAGQLHGTVALSGKRNWSIIKFCNGDFMGEKLNCRKLQQRHLENGIARAPVSMSLTADIVRDTKLRDLEMEKRDPRTVGAIILGGGAGTRLFPLTKRRAKPAVPIGGSYRLIDVPMSNCINSGINKVYILTQFNSASLNRHLARAYNYGSGVTLGDGYVEVLAATQTPGEAGKNWFLGTADAVRQFHWLFEDQRCKEIEDVLILSGDHLYRMDYMDFVQNHRQSGADITISTLPIDDRRASDFGLMKIDNKGRVLFFSEKPKGDDLKAMAVDTTVLGLSKDEAQKKPYIASMGVYVFKKEILLNLLRWRFPTANDFGSEIIPASAAEFYIKAYLFNDYWEDIGTIKSFFEANLALTEHPPKFSFYDATKPIYTSRRNLPPSKIENSKIVDSIISHGSFLRNCFVEHSLVGLRSRINSNVHLKDTVMLGADYYETDAEIASLLAEGRVPIGIGENSRIKDCIIDKNAKIGKNVIIENSEGVQEADRSSEGFYIRSGITIVLRNSTIKDGLVI from the exons ATGGCTGTTGCCATTGATGGCCGGATTGCCTTCCGACCAGCAGGACAGTTGCATGGCACTGTTGCATTGTCTGGGAAAAGGAATTGGAGCATTATTAAGTTCTGCAATGGAGATTTTATGGGAGAGAAGCTCAACTGCAGAAAGCTTCAGCAGAGGCATCTTGAAAATGGTATTGCCAGGGCTCCTGTAAGCATGTCCCTTACTGCTGATATTGTACGTGACACTAAG TTAAGGGACCTGGAGATGGAGAAAAGGGATCCAAGAACTGTTGGGGCAATTATACTGGGAGGTGGAGCTGGTACCCGTCTCTTTCCTCTCACCAAGCGCCGAGCAAAACCTGCT GTACCTATTGGCGGATCATACCGGCTAATTGATGTGCCAATGAGCAACTGTATCAACAGTGGTATCAACAAGGTTTACATTCTTACCCAATTTAACTCAGCATCACTCAACAGGCATCTCGCAAGGGCTTACAACTATGGCAGTGGTGTCACACTTGGGGATGGCTATGTGGAG GTCTTAGCAGCCACTCAAACCCCAGGTGAGGCAGGTAAAAATTGGTTCCTAGGTACAGCAGATGCAGTACGACAGTTCCACTGGCTTTTTGAG GATCAAAGATGCAAGGAGATTGAAGATGTACTGATTCTATCCGGTGATCACCTGTATAGAATGGACTACATGGACTTTGTTCAG AATCACAGACAAAGTGGAGCAGATATCACTATATCAACTTTGCCAATAGATGACAG acGTGCATCAGATTTCGGGTTGATGAAGATTGACAACAAAGGCAGGGTCCTATTTTTCAGCGAAAAACCCAAAGGAGATGACTTGAAGGCAATG GCTGTAGACACCACAGTTTTGGGGCTATCTAAAGATGAGGCTCAGAAGAAACCTTATATTGCTTCAATGGGAGTTTATGTCTTCAAAAAGGAAATCCTTCTGAATCTTTTAAG ATGGCGTTTTCCAACTGCAAATGACTTTGGATCAGAAATAATCCCTGCTTCAGCAGCAGAATTTTACATAAAG GCTTATTTATTTAACGATTATTGGGAAGACATTGGAACAATCAAGTCCTTTTTCGAAGCAAACCTTGCCCTGACAGAGCAT CCACCAAAATTTAGTTTCTATGATGCAACAAAGCCAATCTATACATCCAGGAGAAACTTGCCACCATCGAAGATAGAAAACAGCAAG ATTGTTGACTCAATCATATCACATGGTAGTTTCTTGAGGAATTGCTTTGTGGAACACAGTCTTGTTGGTCTGAGGTCCCGCATAAATTCCAACGTTCACTTAAAG GATACTGTGATGCTGGGGGCTGATTACTATGAAACTGATGCTGAAATTGCCTCACTGTTAGCTGAGGGAAGAGTCCCTATTGGAATTGGAGAAAATTCAAGAATCAA AGACTGCATCATTGACAAGAATGCCAAAATAGGCAAAAATGTCATCATCGAAAATTCAGAG GGCGTACAAGAGGCTGACAGATCTTCAGAAGGATTCTATATCAGATCAGGCATTACAATCGTATTAAGAAACTCAACAATTAAAGATGGTTTAGTGATATAA
- the LOC113765251 gene encoding E3 ubiquitin-protein ligase RHF1A-like — protein sequence MATETIISSDNPSTIMKTMTISTPSSSFPAPDNAAGDVAVSDDCFEDGCSICLEPFSSHDPPTVTNCKHEYHLQCILEWSQRSTECPICCQLLELKDPTSQELLCAAKVERSKRARSSIRVVYEGPEVNHDSSYVIDPDEEEQFLQHFAAATSRARHVNRSRRQTASRLDSSEVFPTVPSEIGINLTYGLEGGLVTTGAPASTIEVEASSAVPSVVDVTSMTPETGDGHVGHRIFFHQPSPDAPRKLNSFEFLAFSESVKAKVSAASARYKETITKSTRGFKDKLLARNTTVKELGRGVQREMSAGIAGVARMIERLDLSSKRTGVFVPQSSAPVETPGAPAPTADTVNFSHEGKSVEESIATQYPIAGYREITHGMSSDVLSFNSTTRPAQADVSLI from the exons ATGGCTACTGAGACGATCATCTCATCCGACAATCCATCAACGATCATGAAGACCATGACGATCAGCACACCATCATCCTCATTTCCGGCACCAGACAATGCCGCCGGCGACGTCGCCGTTTCGGACGACTGTTTCGAGGACGGATGTAGCATTTGTCTGGAGCCTTTCAGCTCACACGATCCTCCTACT GTCACCAATTGTAAGCATGAGTATCATTTGCAGTGTATTCTTGAATG GTCACAGAGAAGCACAGAATGCCCTATATGTTGCCAACTTCTTGAATTAAAGGATCCCACCAG CCAAGAGCTTTTATGTGCTGCAAAAGTTGAGAGAAGCAAGAGAGCAAGAAGTAGTATCCGTGTTGTTTATGAGGGTCCTGAAGTGAACCAC GATTCTTCTTATGTAATTGATCCTGATGAGGAGGAGCAATTTCTGCAGCATTTTGCTGCTGCTACAAGCAGAGCCCGTCATGTTAACAGAAGCAGAAGGCAAACAGCATCACGACTAGATTCTTCCGAAGTATTCCCTACTGTCCCTTCGGAAATTGGGATTAACTTGACTTATGGGTTGGAGGGTGGTTTAGTTACTACAGGTGCACCAGCTAGCACCATTGAGGTAGAAGCATCATCAGCAGTTCCTTCTGTTGTGGATGTGACATCCATGACTCCTGAAACTGGAGATGGTCATGTTGGCCATAG GATTTTCTTTCACCAACCATCACCTGATGCTCCTCGCAAACTGAATTCATTTGAGTTCCTTGCCTTCTCTGAGTCTGTTAAAGCTAAAGTGTCTGCTGCTTCAGCCAG GTATAAGGAAACAATTACAAAAAGCACACGTGGTTTTAAGGATAAGTTGTTGGCTCGCAATACTACGGTCAAGGAATTGGGTAGAGGAGTTCAGCGCGAGATGAGTGCAGGCATTGCTGGAGTTGCAAGAATGATTGAACGTTTAGATCTTTCCTCAAAAAGAACTGGTGTTTTTGTTCCTCAGTCAAGTGCTCCGGTAGAAACTCCAGGAGCACCGGCCCCGACCGCCGATACGGTGAACTTCTCACACGAAGGAAAGAGTGTAGAGGAGAGCATTGCAACTCAGTATCCCATCGCAGGTTATAGGGAAATTACACATGGTATGAGTTCTGATGTTCTGTCATTCAACTCCACTACCAGACCAGCCCAAGCGGATGTTTCTCTTATATAG
- the LOC113765623 gene encoding DEAD-box ATP-dependent RNA helicase 58, chloroplastic isoform X1 yields the protein MKARVASSSMDTTDAHIEENSSFSTLRELCEGHVPEHVINRMEEIGYVAPTEVQQQALPVLFAGRDCILQAQTGSGKTLAYLLQIFSVIDTQRFGVQALIVLPTRELGMQVTEVTRKLAAKPSQAERQQKPCTVMALLDGGRLTRHKRWLKAEPPTIVIATLQSLCQMLEKQIFGLGAMQVLVIDEVDFMFNSSKQVDALRRLLTSYSSSSSRQTIFASASVPQHKRFLHDCIQHKWTKGDVVHVHGNPVQPMPSCLHHRFVVCGKRERHSTLLLLLQSDAPQFAIVFVGEQSEKSKKAGNAPPTTILFDFLKTSFLGCSTIILLEEDMNFNQRAASLIDVREGGDFLLVATDIAARGVDLPETTHIYNFDLPRDAVNYLHRAGRTGRKPFSDDKYFVTNIIAPAERFVLQRFENELKFFCEELFL from the exons ATGAAGGCTCGTGTGGCCTCTTCTTCCATGGATACCACAGATGCCCATATCGAAGAGAACAGCAGCTTCTCCACGCTACGAGAGCTATGCGAAGGTCACGTGCCTGAGCACGTGATTAACAG GATGGAAGAAATTGGATATGTTGCACCAACAGAGGTGCAGCAGCAAGCTTTACCGGTGCTTTTTGCTGGACGAGATTGTATACTTCAGGCCCAG ACAGGCTCCGGAAAAACTCTTGCATACCTGCTGCAGATTTTTTCAGTCATTGATACTCAAAGATTTGGTGTTCAAGCACTGATTGTTCTGCCCACAAGGGAGCTTGGCATGCAA GTTACAGAAGTTACTCGAAAGCTTGCTGCTAAGCCTTCACAGGCTGAACGACAGCAGAAGCCATGCACCGTCATGGCTCTTTTAGATGGGGGAAGGTTGACAAGACATAAGAGGTGGTTAAAG GCAGAGCCTCCTACTATAGTGATTGCAACTCTGCAGAGTTTGTGTCAAATGCTTGAGAAGCAAATTTTTGGGTTAGGTGCCATGCAAGTGCTGGTAATTGATGAG GTTGATTTTATGTTCAATTCCTCAAAACAAGTTGATGCTCTTCGAAGGCTATTGACATCATACTCTTCAAGCAGTAGTCGTCAAACGATTTTTGCCAGTGCATCAGTTCCCCAGCACAAGCGATTTCTGCACGACTGTATACAGCATAAATGGACCAAG GGTGATGTTGTTCATGTCCATGGAAATCCAGTTCAGCCAATGCCATCATGCCTACATCACAGATTTGTG GTATGTGGCAAAAGGGAAAGGCACTCAACGTTGCTATTGTTATTACAATCAGATGCTCCTCAGTTTGCTATAGTATTTGTTGGAGAACAA TCTGAAAAGTCAAAGAAGGCTGGAAATGCTCCACCAACAACTATCCTATTTGATTTTTTAAAGACCTCCTTTTTGGGATGCTCCACAATAATTCTTCTGGAGGAAGATATGAATTTTAATCAGCGAGCAGCATCCTTAATT GATGTTAGAGAAGGAGGAGACTTTCTTCTGGTTGCAACAGATATAGCAGCTAGAGGAGTTGACCTGCCTGAGACAACTCATATTTACAATTTTGATCTGCCAAGAGATGCAGTAAATTACCTTCATCGAGCTGGAAGGACAGGTAGGAAACCATTTTCAGATGATAAATATTTTGTGACCAACATTATAGCACCAGCTGAGCGATTTGTATTGCAGAGATTTGAAAATGAACTGAAGTTTTTCTGTGAAGAGTTGTTCCTGTAA
- the LOC113764977 gene encoding DELLA protein DWARF8-like, with product MDGRIEQRLRQEDLETMASQQAETKNKATIPLSSFYVLKEYESKMKQIVSDCVCADSGLPPKKQEDFELELDFKPQLLSRLAFPADAIIKMARAKLLQFTSISSGGASVLISVDVYADLGLSYDQHKDFEPALLLQAAAVNFSNEKFDCACNSLGICVQSAFLTGNPLQRVAYFFATALQERITREVGTMVHSEALAGNQRKQTVDEAFTSLQPAVIECQYELPFCQISQFAAIQAIMDNVASAKRVHLVDPGIKTGSYWPVMMQALADRYDCPLELLKITAVGPSKQIIEEVVVSGIRYLEADFFELEADEVLAVHSRFHIVNLLAWPDNLLSLVETFNKLNPRVMVITEV from the exons ATGGACGGGAGGATTGAGCAACGACTTCGACAGGAAGACTTGGAAACCATGGCCTCACAACAAGCAGAGACGAAAAATAAAGCTACAATTCCTCTGTCATCATTTTATGTTCTGAAGGAGTATGAGAGCAAAATGAAGCAAATCG TCAGTGACTGTGTTTGTGCTGATTCTGGTCTGCCACCTAAAAAGCAGGAAGATTTTGAACTTGAGTTAGACTTCAAGCCGCAGCTCTTATC CCGTCTAGCATTCCCGGCTGATGCAATTATCAAAATGGCTAGAGCAAAATTGCTCCAGTTCACCTCTATCAGTTCTGGTGGAGCTTCTGTTTTGATTAGTGTTGATGTCTACGCTGATCTTGGCTTGTCGTATGATCAGCACAAAGATTTTGAACCTGCACTACTACTTCAGGCTGCTGCAGTTAACTTCTCAAATGAGAAGTTTGACTGTGCATGTAATTCGCTTGGGATCTGTGTACAGTCTGCCTTCCTCACTGGTAATCCACTTCAAAGAGTCGCCTACTTTTTCGCTACAGCCCTCCAAGAAAGGATTACACGGGAGGTGGGCACAATGGTTCATTCAGAGGCACTTGCAGGAAATCAAAGGAAGCAAACAGTTGATGAGGCTTTTACGAGTCTACAACCAGCTGTGATAGAATGTCAGTATGAACTTCCTTTCTGTCAAATATCCCAATTCGCTGCAATCCAAGCCATAATGGACAATGTGGCTTCTGCCAAAAGAGTTCATTTGGTTGATCCGGGGATCAAAACCGGGTCATATTGGCCTGTCATGATGCAAGCTCTTGCTGATAGGTATGATTGTCCACTTGAGCTTCTCAAAATAACTGCTGTTGGACCATCAAAACAGATTATTGAAGAG GTAGTTGTCTCAGGGATCAGGTATCTTGAGGCAGATTTCTTTGAGTTAGAAGCTGATGAAGTATTGGCAGTTCACTCAAGGTTCCATATAGTAAATTTGTTAGCATGGCCTGATAACTTACTTTCTCTAGTAGAAACTTTCAACAAACTTAATCCTCGTGTTATGGTGATAACAGAAGTTTAA
- the LOC113765623 gene encoding DEAD-box ATP-dependent RNA helicase 58, chloroplastic isoform X2, with protein sequence MKARVASSSMDTTDAHIEENSSFSTLRELCEGHVPEHVINRMEEIGYVAPTEVQQQALPVLFAGRDCILQAQTGSGKTLAYLLQIFSVIDTQRFGVQALIVLPTRELGMQVTEVTRKLAAKPSQAERQQKPCTVMALLDGGRLTRHKRWLKAEPPTIVIATLQSLCQMLEKQIFGLGAMQVLVIDEVDFMFNSSKQVDALRRLLTSYSSSSSRQTIFASASVPQHKRFLHDCIQHKWTKGDVVHVHGNPVQPMPSCLHHRFVSEKSKKAGNAPPTTILFDFLKTSFLGCSTIILLEEDMNFNQRAASLIDVREGGDFLLVATDIAARGVDLPETTHIYNFDLPRDAVNYLHRAGRTGRKPFSDDKYFVTNIIAPAERFVLQRFENELKFFCEELFL encoded by the exons ATGAAGGCTCGTGTGGCCTCTTCTTCCATGGATACCACAGATGCCCATATCGAAGAGAACAGCAGCTTCTCCACGCTACGAGAGCTATGCGAAGGTCACGTGCCTGAGCACGTGATTAACAG GATGGAAGAAATTGGATATGTTGCACCAACAGAGGTGCAGCAGCAAGCTTTACCGGTGCTTTTTGCTGGACGAGATTGTATACTTCAGGCCCAG ACAGGCTCCGGAAAAACTCTTGCATACCTGCTGCAGATTTTTTCAGTCATTGATACTCAAAGATTTGGTGTTCAAGCACTGATTGTTCTGCCCACAAGGGAGCTTGGCATGCAA GTTACAGAAGTTACTCGAAAGCTTGCTGCTAAGCCTTCACAGGCTGAACGACAGCAGAAGCCATGCACCGTCATGGCTCTTTTAGATGGGGGAAGGTTGACAAGACATAAGAGGTGGTTAAAG GCAGAGCCTCCTACTATAGTGATTGCAACTCTGCAGAGTTTGTGTCAAATGCTTGAGAAGCAAATTTTTGGGTTAGGTGCCATGCAAGTGCTGGTAATTGATGAG GTTGATTTTATGTTCAATTCCTCAAAACAAGTTGATGCTCTTCGAAGGCTATTGACATCATACTCTTCAAGCAGTAGTCGTCAAACGATTTTTGCCAGTGCATCAGTTCCCCAGCACAAGCGATTTCTGCACGACTGTATACAGCATAAATGGACCAAG GGTGATGTTGTTCATGTCCATGGAAATCCAGTTCAGCCAATGCCATCATGCCTACATCACAGATTTGTG TCTGAAAAGTCAAAGAAGGCTGGAAATGCTCCACCAACAACTATCCTATTTGATTTTTTAAAGACCTCCTTTTTGGGATGCTCCACAATAATTCTTCTGGAGGAAGATATGAATTTTAATCAGCGAGCAGCATCCTTAATT GATGTTAGAGAAGGAGGAGACTTTCTTCTGGTTGCAACAGATATAGCAGCTAGAGGAGTTGACCTGCCTGAGACAACTCATATTTACAATTTTGATCTGCCAAGAGATGCAGTAAATTACCTTCATCGAGCTGGAAGGACAGGTAGGAAACCATTTTCAGATGATAAATATTTTGTGACCAACATTATAGCACCAGCTGAGCGATTTGTATTGCAGAGATTTGAAAATGAACTGAAGTTTTTCTGTGAAGAGTTGTTCCTGTAA
- the LOC113765623 gene encoding DEAD-box ATP-dependent RNA helicase 58, chloroplastic isoform X3 — translation MQVTEVTRKLAAKPSQAERQQKPCTVMALLDGGRLTRHKRWLKAEPPTIVIATLQSLCQMLEKQIFGLGAMQVLVIDEVDFMFNSSKQVDALRRLLTSYSSSSSRQTIFASASVPQHKRFLHDCIQHKWTKGDVVHVHGNPVQPMPSCLHHRFVVCGKRERHSTLLLLLQSDAPQFAIVFVGEQSEKSKKAGNAPPTTILFDFLKTSFLGCSTIILLEEDMNFNQRAASLIDVREGGDFLLVATDIAARGVDLPETTHIYNFDLPRDAVNYLHRAGRTGRKPFSDDKYFVTNIIAPAERFVLQRFENELKFFCEELFL, via the exons ATGCAA GTTACAGAAGTTACTCGAAAGCTTGCTGCTAAGCCTTCACAGGCTGAACGACAGCAGAAGCCATGCACCGTCATGGCTCTTTTAGATGGGGGAAGGTTGACAAGACATAAGAGGTGGTTAAAG GCAGAGCCTCCTACTATAGTGATTGCAACTCTGCAGAGTTTGTGTCAAATGCTTGAGAAGCAAATTTTTGGGTTAGGTGCCATGCAAGTGCTGGTAATTGATGAG GTTGATTTTATGTTCAATTCCTCAAAACAAGTTGATGCTCTTCGAAGGCTATTGACATCATACTCTTCAAGCAGTAGTCGTCAAACGATTTTTGCCAGTGCATCAGTTCCCCAGCACAAGCGATTTCTGCACGACTGTATACAGCATAAATGGACCAAG GGTGATGTTGTTCATGTCCATGGAAATCCAGTTCAGCCAATGCCATCATGCCTACATCACAGATTTGTG GTATGTGGCAAAAGGGAAAGGCACTCAACGTTGCTATTGTTATTACAATCAGATGCTCCTCAGTTTGCTATAGTATTTGTTGGAGAACAA TCTGAAAAGTCAAAGAAGGCTGGAAATGCTCCACCAACAACTATCCTATTTGATTTTTTAAAGACCTCCTTTTTGGGATGCTCCACAATAATTCTTCTGGAGGAAGATATGAATTTTAATCAGCGAGCAGCATCCTTAATT GATGTTAGAGAAGGAGGAGACTTTCTTCTGGTTGCAACAGATATAGCAGCTAGAGGAGTTGACCTGCCTGAGACAACTCATATTTACAATTTTGATCTGCCAAGAGATGCAGTAAATTACCTTCATCGAGCTGGAAGGACAGGTAGGAAACCATTTTCAGATGATAAATATTTTGTGACCAACATTATAGCACCAGCTGAGCGATTTGTATTGCAGAGATTTGAAAATGAACTGAAGTTTTTCTGTGAAGAGTTGTTCCTGTAA
- the LOC113765728 gene encoding peroxisomal adenine nucleotide carrier 1-like: protein MALNLESLSEATSGAVGALVSTTILYPLDTCKSKYQAEVRAHHQQKYRNILDVLWEAISTRQILSLYQGLGTKNVQSFISQFLYFYGYSFLKRLYLEKSGSKSIGMKANLIIAAAAGACTVVVVHPLDTASSKMQTSDFGKSKGLRNILSEGSWDEAYDGLGISLLLTANPSIQYTVFDQLKQRMLKGKMRKKRDSESSPESLSALSAFVLGAVSKCIATCVTYPAIRCKVTIQSAESEDDVKNEAQLKARKTISGALYTIWKREGLFGFFKGLQAQILKTVLSSALHLMVKEKISKATWVVLLAIRRYLLITRTKTRLKSS, encoded by the exons ATGGCTTTAAATTTGGAATCATTATCAGAGGCAACTTCTGGGGCGGTTGGAGCGCTAGTAAGTACAACTATTTTGTATCCTTTAGACACCTGCAAGTCCAAGTATCAGGCTGAAGTTCGAGCTCACCATCAGCAAAAATATAG GAACATTTTGGATGTTCTTTGGGAAGCAATTTCAACTCGTCAGATCCTTTCACTGTATCAGGGTCTCGGGACCAAGAATGTACAATCTTTTATCTCGCAGTTTCTGTACTTTTATGGATATAGTTTCTTAAAGAGACTGTACTTGGAGAAGAGTGGATCTAAATCCATTGGAATGAAAGCAAACTTGATcattgctgctgctgctggtgCATGTACAGTTGTAGTGGTTCAT CCACTAGATACAGCATCATCAAAAATGCAGACAAGTGATTTTGGGAAATCTAAAGGTCTGCGGAATATCCTTTCAGAGGGATCCTGGGATGAGGCATATGATGGTCTAGGCATATCTCTCCTTCTTACTGCTAATCCATCTATTCAG TACACTGTATTTGATCAATTAAAACAAAGAATGCTGAAGGGAAAAATGAGAAAGAAGAGAGACAGTGAATCATCTCCAGAATCTCTTTCTGCTCTTTCTGCTTTTGTGTTAGGTGCTGTCTCAAAATGTATTGCTACCTGTGTAACCTACCCAGCAATTAG GTGTAAGGTGACAATTCAGTCTGCTGAATCGGAGGATGATGTGAAGAATGAAGCTCAATTAAAAGCTCGTAAAACAATATCAGgtgcattatataccatttgGAAACGGGAAGGTCTATTTGGTTTTTTCAAAGGGTTACAGGCCCAGATCCTGAAGACTGTACTAAGCTCAGCATTGCATTTGATGGTGAAGGAGAAGATCTCAAAGGCTACATGGGTTGTATTGCTCGCAATTAGGAGGTATCTATTGATAACCAGGACCAAGACCAGGTTAAAGAGCTCTTGA
- the LOC113765793 gene encoding DELLA protein RGL2-like: MEPQHEEITKGAQTTVPISFLAEAKNKNQLLPAASLHLIKKHHESKVMPEQSPTSEPSSISCPLSLELSTVDIIKMARKIGSGDLSYVKSAVSPENYKDFELALLLQAAAFNFSNQQFVHARNLLSICQGSASLSGNPIQRVVYYFVEALQEKITMETEGEVLQEKPEGNQRDLTIEEAFLSLHPALMECHAKLPFCRITQFTAIQAILDNVGSAKRIHLIDLGIKCGTQWSVLMQALANRHECPLELLKITAVGPSKEMIEEIGKQLSSFAASLNIPFAFRIVVSDLQNVDQYLFQLAANEVVAIYSELRLASLLAWPHHLESLLSTIKKLRPRVMVMIEIEANTNAPLFMDRFNASLSVSAALFDCLESCMDRDSPSRAIIEGMFLREGIQYLITSRGKESIHRQESIGFWRAFLKRFGMVEITLSNWAFCQANLVAKSNPCWSSCTLEVNGKGMTIGWKGTPIHMLSVWKC, from the coding sequence ATGGAACCACAACATGAAGAAATCACAAAGGGAGCTCAAACTACAGTGCCAATCTCTTTTCTTGCTGAAGCAAAGAATAAAAACCAACTTCTTCCTGCAGCATCCTTGCATCTCATAAAGAAACATCACGAAAGCAAAGTGATGCCTGAGCAAAGCCCCACCAGTGAACCATCCAGCATTTCCTGTCCTCTGTCGCTGGAATTATCAACTGTTGACATTATCAAAATGGCCAGGAAAATAGGATCAGGTGATCTTTCTTATGTTAAATCTGCAGTGTCGCCTGAGAACTACAAAGATTTTGAACTTGCACTACTACTTCAAGCTGCTGCTTTTAACTTCTCTAACCAACAATTTGTTCATGCAAGAAATTTGCTCAGCATCTGTCAAGGTTCTGCTTCTCTTAGTGGTAATCCAATTCAAAGAGTAGTCTATTATTTTGTTGAAGCTCTCCAAGAGAAGATCACCATGGAGACGGAAGGAGAGGTTCTGCAAGAAAAACCGGAAGGAAATCAGAGGGATCTAACAATTGAAGAGGCTTTTCTGAGTCTGCATCCTGCTCTGATGGAATGTCATGCTAAACTTCCCTTCTGCCGAATCACCCAATTCACTGCAATTCAAGCCATACTGGATAATGTTGGATCTGCTAAAAGAATTCATTTGATTGATTTGGGTATCAAATGTGGGACACAGTGGTCAGTCTTGATGCAGGCTCTTGCTAATAGACATGAATGCCCACTTGAGCTTCTCAAGATTACTGCTGTTGGACCATCAAAAGAGATGATTGAAGAGATAGGTAAGCAGCTATCATCTTTTGCTGCGAGCTTGAACATTCCATTTGCATTCAGAATAGTTGTTTCAGACTTGCAGAATGTTGACCAATACTTGTTCCAGTTAGCAGCTAATGAAGTAGTTGCAATTTACTCCGAGCTGCGACTGGCAAGTTTGTTAGCATGGCCTCATCACTTAGAATCTCTTCTATCAACTATTAAGAAACTCAGACCACGTGTTATGGTGATGATTGAAATTGAAGCAAATACAAATGCGCCTCTTTTCATGGATCGATTTAATGCATCTCTTTCAGTTTCAGCAGCTCTTTTTGATTGTCTTGAGAGTTGCATGGACCGTGACAGTCCAAGCAGAGCAATTATTGAAGGAATGTTTCTCCGAGAAGGGATTCAATATCTTATTACCTCGAGAGGTAAGGAAAGCATTCATCGCCAAGAAAGTATTGGTTTCTGGAGAgctttcttgaaaagatttggcatggTTGAAATTACGTTGAGCAACTGGGCTTTCTGTCAAGCAAACTTGGTTGCGAAAAGCAATCCTTGTTGGAGTTCTTGCACTCTAGAGGTAAATGGAAAAGGCATGACTATAGGGTGGAAGGGAACTCCAATTCATATGCTCAGTGTCTGGAAGTGTTGA
- the LOC113765332 gene encoding uncharacterized GPI-anchored protein At5g19250-like, translated as MTSLARYLLLPLLLNFVLFISHTVKCADEEQNLLQQINSYRASLNLTALKENDKAKCLADGMADNFKDQPCTNTTGANTVPGTESQFSDYPNILAKCHLNVTTTRDGAIMPACVPNLDPTIVLANFTDTQYANNLNDTKFTGVGIGSKNDWIVVVLTTDTPEGSYVTADNNSPNFAMKPGPVYYTLFLCVAFLLLM; from the exons ATGACGTCTCTTGCACGTTACCTACTTCTCCCTCTGCTTCTCAACTTCGTCCTCTTCATCAGCCACACTGTCAAATGTGCCG ATGAGGAACAGAATCTTCTGCAGCAAATTAACAGTTACAGAGCATCCTTAAATTTGACAGCTCTAAAAGAGAATGACAAAGCAAAGTGCCTTGCTGATGGAATGGCAGATAATTTCAAGGATCAACCCTGTACAAACACCACAGGCGCCAATACTGTTCCGGGCACCGAATCACAGTTCTCTGACTATCCCAACATTCTAGCTAAATGCCATTTGAATGTCACCACCACAAGGGATGGGGCCATAATGCCTGCCTGTGTTCCCAATCTTGATCCTACTATTGTTCTTGCCAATTTCACGGATACACAGTACGCAAACAACCTTAACGACACCAAATTTACTGGAGTTGGAATCGGTTCCAAAAATGACTGGATAGTTGTTGTTTTGACAACAGACACGCCAGAGGGAAGCTATGTGACTGCTGATAATAATTCACCCAATTTTGCAATGAAGCCAGGTCCAGTATACTATACATTATTTTTGTGCGTGGCTTTCTTGCTGTTGATGTGA